GCCCAATGTGCTTCGGTATCTTTTTATCCGGGCGGCCGACTGCTGGCCGAAATACCGCAGTTGCAGGCTGTCCGGCGCCCGCTTGACGGTGGAGTCCACATAGCCCAGCGGCCACAGCACCAGTTCGCTGTAGGTGTGGTAGGAGATGGACAGCACTATGTTGTGGTCCTTGACGATCTTCATCATGGCCTGCTGTTCCGGCTCGCCGCTGGGGGAAAAGCCGTAGAAAACATCGTTGCTGGAATCGGGGCTGGTGTAGCTGTTGATGGACCCTCCCCATGCCCCCATGATGTCACCGTCCACCGAGCCGTCGTAACCCCGGTTCAGGTCCACCCCGAACACGGTGGGGCTGTTCACCCGGCGGTTCTTGCGCCACAAAAGAGTTGGGGGCCAAGGTGGGATCACATTTGTACCGCCGTGATCATAGATGAAACCATCGGGATTGACAGAAGTGACGATGTATATCTCCTTGGTCTTGACCAGGGTGGAGATGGAATCGGTGCCCACCGGGTTATAATTGTTGGTCAGGTAATTGGCGATGTACAGGCAGATCTCCGGAGTCATCCATTCCCGGGCGTGGTGGTTGCCCATGATCAGTATGCCCTGGCGGGAATTGTCGTCCACCGTGGGATTGCTGGAAACTTTCAGGCACCAGACCTTGCCGCCCTGGGCCGCCACGGCCACGGTGTCCAGCTTGGTAATGGTTGGATGATCCAGCGCTATCTGCTTCAGCTCGGCCCGGATGCCGTCGTAGGTGTGATAGGCAGCCTTGGATGGCACTACCTTTGGGTCACTCACCCTGACGGTATAGGAAATACCGGCCCCGGTGAAAAGGCTGAGTTGGGAAGGCTTGGTGACGATGTCCATGTACTCGCCGGGCCGGCAGGCCGCCACGTCAATTCCCTGGGGCAGATTTGAGACCGCCAGCAGGACCGCGGGGTTGGAAATGTCCACCCTTATCAGCATCTTTGGTTCCATGTCCTCCTGCCCCCGGGCCAAAGAGGAGCCCAACAGCATTGCTGCGATCAGTACTAAGCGAAATAAATGTCTGTTTGTCAAAATGACCACCCGTTGTTTTGTATTTTTAAATGTTTTGTTCAGAGTTAAACCTGATCCGGAATAAACCAATATTATATTATATTATCGGGATTAAATCAACCCTGCAGGTACCGGAAAACCATATTGCCTCATTCCCATTTATGGAGAACCAGCTACATCTCAACCGAATGAACTGAGACTCTCTGAAAAACTATTTTACCTCATTAGAATACCAAGCAAAAAGCGGCGTTTCAAACCAATGAAACGCCGCTTTTGCAAAGCCGGATATTGATCTTAACGGAGTACTGTCAGTTTCTTGGTTGACGAATAGTCTCCGGAGACCAATTTGTAGAAATACACGCCGTTGGAAACCAGCCTCCCCTTGTTGTCCCGGCCGTCCCAGTTCACCTGGTAATAGTCGGCGCTTTGCCGGGTATTGACCAGGGTCTTGATCTCTTCGCCCAGCACGTTGTAGACCTTAAGCAGGGTCTGGCCCGGCTGTTTAAGCGAATACTTTATGGTGGCCCCTCCCTGGCTGGGGTTGGGGTAGGCCGGCTGCAGGGCGTATTCCGCCGGAGCGCCCAGGCCTATGCTGGCGCTGACCGGACCGAATACCGTCTTCTCTCCGCTTTTGTCTATCTCGGTCAACCGGTAATAATAGACTCCGGGGGTCATGACCGCAGCGTCGCTGTAACTGTACTCGTTGGGCTGGCTGCTGGTGCCATTTCCATCAAGCCGGCCCAGTTCTGCGAACTGGCCGTCGGGCGAAGCTGACCGCTCCACCACCCACTGGTAACAATCCTGTTCGCTTTCGGTGCGCCACTGGACCACTGCCCTGTTGTTCTGGACGAAGGCGGCAAAGAAGGAAAGCGTGACCGCATCCGGGGCCATGTAGCCCGGCCGGGCGAACTCGATGTCGTACAGCACCGGATTGGCCGTGGCTTTGCTGGCCGGACGGTAAAGCTTGGCTATCACCCTTAAACTGTCGTAGGTCAGAGTGTCCAAAGCGACCAGGGTGACGCTGTCGTTGGCCGAGGCCTGGTTGAAGAAGCCCTTGGAGTTATTGGTCAGGGCCGCGTCCGGCACCAGCGCCCAGACATTGTTATTGCAGTATTCCACCTGAACCCCGATGGAATCGGTGGCGGCCTTCTTGCGCCACAGTACCTTGCCCCATCTGTAAGAGGAGCGGGACACCGTCTCGGCCTTGGTGATGTCCTTGTAATAGATCGGACCCGAGGTCATGGTGCCGTTGGTATTGGTGATCAAATATGTGTATTTAAGGGTTATATTGTCTATGGCCGCATCCTGGCCGTTGCGCCCCCCGCCCTGGCTGAACCGCCAGCGCAGTTGTATCCCATCCTTGGGCATAAAGGTATTCAGCCCAATGCTTCTGGTTCCGGAAATAGTAGTGGTACCGTTGTTCAGACCATCAACTTGAACCCAAGTTCCCCATGAACCGCCGGAAAGGAAACTAGCCTCTAATACCAGACTATCCGCAGCTACGCCGGGATCCATTCCGTAGCCGTAGCTTAAAGAACAAGTTTGAGCCCCTGAATTCATGAGGTACTGGGGCGTGATGATTTTCTCCTCCGAGGCCGCAGGCGTTACAGCGACTGACGGGAACTGGCAACCATCGTAAGTAGTGCCATAGCTGGGCGGCTGCGTACCTCCGGTAGTGCGTATCAACCAACCGTAGTTTGCCGGATAGGAACCGGAGGTATCCCACCCTGCCGGAAGAGAACCGCCTTCGAAATTTTCCGTCATCAAGGTGGCCGAACCCGAGCTTGGCGCCGCCAGGATCAGGCTGTCGCCCTGGGCCGCGGTGGCCCCGGTGTAGGTGTCGCAGGTGAACTGCCCGCCCTTGGTGTGCATCCAGCAGACCGTGCCGGCCGGGATGTCGGTGCTGATGGTAAAGGACCGGGGATCACTGGACTGGCCGAACAGGTTGGTGCCGGCCGGGTCGCGGCCCTTCACCTTCCACCAGTAGGTCCGTCCGGCGGTGAGGTTGGACGGGAACTGGAAATTCACCGTGGCGCCGCTGGCGTAGGTGGTGGTGGTGGAGCTGTCCCTTATGGCCGAAGTGAAGGCCGAGGTGGTATCCCAATTGATCCGGTAGTCTATGTTGTTTCCCTGAGGATCGGTGGAGACAAAGGTCAGGAAGGGCCTAAGATCAGGCAGCTTGGCCCCGTCCAGCAGCTTGGTGACCGTGGGTTTTGACGGGGTGCCGGCATTGACCGTGGTAAAGGTCTCCTTGCGGACAAAGTTGGACTTGGTGGCGGTAACATACAGTGGCCCATCAAGCAAAGGATTGATGGTGATGGAGACGTTGCCGCTGGCATCGGTCAAGGCTGACGTCACTATCTCCGGCGAGTTGCTGGGCATGTATACGCCCACCAAAGCTCCCAGCACGTTGGCCCCGGCCTTGTTCTTGACGTTGACATTAAAGGTCTGGGTGCCGGTGGGGATCACCGCGTTGAAGGCCAGGGTAAAGGTGTCCGGGATCTGGGAGCAGAAGGTCATGAAGGGATCGCCGAAAACGTGGAACAGCTGGCAGGTGAATTCCTTGTAGTCGGCCGGGATGGCGGGATCGGTGTAGGTCTGGGTCATTAAATGCCACTTGCCGGAGGCCATGGCAAAGGCCGGCCTCAGGTCCTCGGTGTAGCGTTCGTAGGTCTGGCCGGTGCCGGCATTGGGCACGTCCCAGTTGTTGGTGGAATTGAAATTGGGCCACATCCCGTCGCTGATCCCCATGATCAGGGCGTCGTTGACGAAGGAGTAGGATACCTCGGTGGCGCACATCACCCCCAAAGCCCCGTATTTGCTGCGGTAGAACGCCTCGGAAAATGCCTCGCCGCTGTATTGGTAAGCACCGGTCTGGCAGTTCATGGAGAAGACAAAGGGGTAGTTGGTATTGGTAAGGCTGGGAATGTTGGTGCTGGTAAAGGCCGGCTCGCCCCATCCGGTGTACATACCGTGGTCGCGGTGCATGATCATGAAGGTGCCGTTGTTGACGGCTGTCACCACCCCGGCCGCCGTGCCGGTGTTC
This window of the bacterium genome carries:
- a CDS encoding C25 family cysteine peptidase codes for the protein MELTFSVGTYMLEDKLVDGKSAKAIKMNGSMLPIGAGYPDLPVISNYVAVPNGAKPKVTVLSYREERYQNMEIAPGMELPADLDKSIKPLQRRSETYSKDEFFPGDFVISSEVQKMRGVDVFILSFAPFRYNPVTKELVVRRDMKVSVTFEGGKGEFGDDLYRHPMFERILQQNIVNYSSIQPSRYNQINDQALAEKKPGSKETGQFEYIIIVPNDPVFIAWADTLKQYRKKQGIKTGVFTTTEIGGNTPAILEAFIDNAYNTWTIKPLAVLLMSDLATSGKAYGITSSTPLVHPAGYDDYVSDNVFADVNITDANSLWSNAGAPELVFTRMPAQTAAHCSTMVKKIINYENSPPGSATFYSLPLSAAGWQDERWFGMCSEIVRGFLKNKLGKTTQQQYALVDASGPVAGDPWSTTDPSALVAAYGTAGEGYIANTVPAGMVWNTGTAAGVVTAVNNGTFMIMHRDHGMYTGWGEPAFTSTNIPSLTNTNYPFVFSMNCQTGAYQYSGEAFSEAFYRSKYGALGVMCATEVSYSFVNDALIMGISDGMWPNFNSTNNWDVPNAGTGQTYERYTEDLRPAFAMASGKWHLMTQTYTDPAIPADYKEFTCQLFHVFGDPFMTFCSQIPDTFTLAFNAVIPTGTQTFNVNVKNKAGANVLGALVGVYMPSNSPEIVTSALTDASGNVSITINPLLDGPLYVTATKSNFVRKETFTTVNAGTPSKPTVTKLLDGAKLPDLRPFLTFVSTDPQGNNIDYRINWDTTSAFTSAIRDSSTTTTYASGATVNFQFPSNLTAGRTYWWKVKGRDPAGTNLFGQSSDPRSFTISTDIPAGTVCWMHTKGGQFTCDTYTGATAAQGDSLILAAPSSGSATLMTENFEGGSLPAGWDTSGSYPANYGWLIRTTGGTQPPSYGTTYDGCQFPSVAVTPAASEEKIITPQYLMNSGAQTCSLSYGYGMDPGVAADSLVLEASFLSGGSWGTWVQVDGLNNGTTTISGTRSIGLNTFMPKDGIQLRWRFSQGGGRNGQDAAIDNITLKYTYLITNTNGTMTSGPIYYKDITKAETVSRSSYRWGKVLWRKKAATDSIGVQVEYCNNNVWALVPDAALTNNSKGFFNQASANDSVTLVALDTLTYDSLRVIAKLYRPASKATANPVLYDIEFARPGYMAPDAVTLSFFAAFVQNNRAVVQWRTESEQDCYQWVVERSASPDGQFAELGRLDGNGTSSQPNEYSYSDAAVMTPGVYYYRLTEIDKSGEKTVFGPVSASIGLGAPAEYALQPAYPNPSQGGATIKYSLKQPGQTLLKVYNVLGEEIKTLVNTRQSADYYQVNWDGRDNKGRLVSNGVYFYKLVSGDYSSTKKLTVLR